In Pseudomonadota bacterium, a single window of DNA contains:
- the thpR gene encoding RNA 2',3'-cyclic phosphodiesterase: MRLFFALWPDDATRAAVASAASLLNLRDGRPLARADLHLTLAFVGEVPEERVGELGAMAAALDMPGFDLMLVAAGWWRRSRVAWLAPDVVPIPLQRLAAALRRGAELPVVDAGSFRPHVTVARGVRRPPGLLASFSVPWQVRDFALVSSNSQGPGPHYRCLAQWPLRDAVFD; this comes from the coding sequence ATGCGCCTGTTCTTCGCGCTGTGGCCGGACGACGCGACGCGCGCCGCCGTGGCGAGCGCGGCGAGCCTGCTCAACCTGCGCGACGGGCGACCGCTGGCGCGCGCCGACCTGCACCTGACCCTGGCCTTTGTCGGCGAAGTGCCCGAGGAGCGCGTCGGCGAACTCGGCGCGATGGCCGCCGCGCTCGACATGCCGGGCTTCGACCTCATGCTGGTCGCGGCGGGCTGGTGGCGACGCAGCCGCGTCGCGTGGCTGGCGCCCGACGTGGTGCCGATACCACTCCAGCGCCTCGCGGCGGCACTGCGGCGCGGCGCCGAGCTGCCCGTGGTCGATGCCGGCAGCTTCCGTCCCCATGTCACCGTCGCGCGCGGCGTGAGACGTCCGCCAGGTCTGCTTGCAAGCTTTTCCGTGCCCTGGCAGGTAAGGGATTTCGCACTGGTTTCATCGAATTCCCAAGGGCCCGGGCCGCACTATCGCTGCCTCGCGCAATGGCCGCTGAGGGACGCCGTTTTCGACTAA
- a CDS encoding winged helix-turn-helix transcriptional regulator, with product MRKSPAKTSMAKADFERLAQFRYQLRRFLRFSEELTRRHGITNLQYQLLLQLQGFPGRAWASVGELAERLQAHHHGTVALISRCEAMGLVRRRAHADDRRRVEIHLTAKGTRCVSALAARHREELRSLQTALGIQDLRAGGDED from the coding sequence ATGCGCAAATCCCCCGCGAAGACATCGATGGCCAAGGCCGACTTCGAGCGGCTGGCACAATTCCGCTACCAGCTGCGGCGCTTCCTGCGTTTCAGCGAGGAGCTGACGCGCCGTCATGGCATCACCAACCTGCAATACCAGTTGCTGTTGCAGTTGCAGGGCTTCCCCGGGCGCGCCTGGGCCAGCGTCGGCGAACTCGCGGAGCGCTTGCAGGCCCATCATCACGGCACCGTGGCGCTCATTTCGCGCTGCGAGGCGATGGGATTGGTGCGGCGTCGCGCGCATGCCGACGATCGCCGGCGGGTCGAGATCCATCTCACCGCCAAGGGCACGCGCTGTGTCAGCGCGCTCGCCGCGCGGCATCGCGAAGAATTGCGTTCATTGCAGACGGCGCTCGGCATTCAGGATCTGCGGGCCGGCGGCGACGAGGACTAG
- a CDS encoding PAS domain S-box protein has translation MHEPTPDPNHPSVHAALLAQAPDAMIYCDLAGNILLWNEAATRMFGHDAAHALGASLDIIIPERFRAAHWAGFERAVTSGVAKYHGQVLTTRAEHAEGGKLYVDLAFSMIRDAAGEVLGVLATARLNAARNAAADAAPGKT, from the coding sequence ATGCACGAACCGACGCCCGACCCCAACCACCCATCCGTGCACGCGGCGCTGCTGGCCCAGGCGCCGGATGCCATGATCTACTGCGACCTGGCCGGCAACATCCTGCTGTGGAACGAAGCGGCCACGCGCATGTTCGGCCACGATGCCGCCCATGCGCTCGGCGCCAGTCTCGACATCATCATCCCGGAACGTTTTCGCGCCGCGCATTGGGCGGGATTCGAGCGCGCGGTGACGAGCGGCGTGGCCAAGTATCACGGCCAGGTGCTCACCACCCGCGCCGAACACGCCGAGGGCGGCAAGCTCTATGTCGACCTTGCCTTCAGCATGATTCGCGACGCGGCCGGCGAAGTCTTGGGCGTGCTGGCGACGGCGCGATTGAATGCCGCGCGCAATGCCGCCGCCGATGCCGCCCCGGGCAAGACGTGA
- a CDS encoding BLUF domain-containing protein, with protein sequence MPLIQLVYKSVATRPMSSEDLEQIIASARHRNPDNGITGMLFFADGHFMQVLEGEEHQVDATLARVRLDTRHTDLIVTERKVIDERSFGQWSMGLRLGEQHRARNQSATAPLNAPTPPASLAAAILDELTRASG encoded by the coding sequence ATGCCCCTCATCCAACTCGTCTACAAAAGTGTCGCCACGCGTCCCATGAGCAGCGAGGACCTCGAGCAGATCATCGCCTCGGCGCGCCACCGGAACCCCGACAACGGCATCACCGGCATGTTGTTCTTCGCCGACGGACACTTCATGCAGGTGCTGGAAGGCGAAGAACACCAGGTCGATGCCACCCTCGCGCGGGTGCGCCTGGACACTCGCCACACCGACCTCATCGTCACCGAGCGCAAAGTCATCGACGAGCGCAGCTTTGGCCAATGGAGCATGGGTCTGCGCCTCGGCGAGCAACACCGGGCACGGAACCAAAGCGCCACGGCGCCATTGAACGCGCCCACCCCGCCGGCCAGCCTGGCCGCCGCCATACTCGACGAACTCACCCGCGCGTCCGGCTAG
- a CDS encoding regulatory protein RecX — protein MSDDPRRTARDLAVSALARREHSRRELETKLAHKGIEHDDLVAVLDDLAEEGLQKDGRYADIFIRSRAARGYGPRRIEQELKQRGVAPSLVRSALESAEVDWDELACDTRRKKFRGGPRDAQARARQTRFLEYRGFDAAQIRQALRQAATDEDL, from the coding sequence CTGAGCGACGACCCGCGACGGACGGCGCGCGACCTGGCGGTCAGCGCGCTGGCCCGCCGCGAGCACAGTCGCCGCGAGCTCGAGACCAAGCTCGCGCACAAGGGCATCGAGCACGACGACCTGGTCGCCGTGCTCGATGATCTGGCCGAAGAAGGCCTGCAGAAGGACGGTCGCTATGCCGACATCTTCATCCGCAGTCGAGCCGCACGCGGCTACGGTCCGCGCCGGATAGAGCAGGAACTCAAACAGCGCGGCGTAGCCCCATCCCTGGTACGCAGCGCACTCGAATCGGCCGAGGTCGATTGGGATGAGCTTGCGTGCGACACCCGGCGCAAGAAATTTCGAGGCGGGCCACGCGACGCGCAGGCGCGCGCCAGGCAGACGCGCTTCCTAGAATATCGCGGCTTCGATGCCGCACAGATTCGACAGGCATTGAGACAAGCAGCGACCGATGAAGACCTCTGA
- the recA gene encoding recombinase RecA, translated as MDDNKQKALGAALSQIEKQFGTGSIMRMGDGGTVPDIEVVSTGSLSLDIALGVGGLPRGRVVEIFGPESSGKTTLALHVVAEVQKKGGTAAFIDAEHALDPQYAERLGVNVKELLVSQPDTGEQALEITDMLVRSGAIDCIIVDSVAALVPKAEIEGEMGDSHVGLQARLMSQALRKLTGNVKRSNTLIIFINQIRMKIGVMFGNPETTTGGNALKFYASVRLDIRRIGSLKRGEEIIGNETRVKVVKNKVAPPFRQATFDILYNEGVSLESELIELGVENNFIDKTGAWYSYKGERMGQGKDNVRQYLKDNPKIANEIEASIRAVAITSNAAAAGSVEDDLDELEEA; from the coding sequence ATGGACGACAACAAGCAAAAAGCGCTAGGAGCGGCGCTGTCCCAAATCGAAAAACAATTCGGCACAGGGTCGATCATGCGCATGGGCGATGGCGGCACCGTGCCTGACATCGAGGTCGTATCGACGGGTTCCCTGAGTCTCGACATCGCGCTCGGCGTCGGCGGTTTGCCGCGCGGCCGCGTGGTCGAAATCTTCGGGCCTGAATCTTCCGGCAAGACCACGCTGGCCCTGCACGTGGTGGCGGAAGTACAGAAGAAAGGCGGCACCGCCGCGTTCATCGACGCCGAGCACGCCCTCGACCCGCAGTACGCCGAGCGACTCGGCGTGAACGTCAAGGAACTGTTGGTCTCGCAGCCCGACACCGGCGAGCAGGCACTGGAAATCACCGACATGCTGGTGCGCTCCGGCGCCATCGACTGCATCATCGTCGACTCCGTCGCGGCGCTGGTGCCGAAGGCCGAAATCGAAGGTGAAATGGGTGACAGCCATGTCGGCCTGCAGGCGCGCCTCATGTCCCAGGCGCTGCGCAAGCTGACCGGCAACGTCAAACGCTCCAATACGCTGATCATCTTCATCAACCAGATCCGTATGAAGATTGGTGTGATGTTCGGCAACCCGGAGACCACCACCGGCGGCAACGCGCTCAAGTTCTATGCCTCGGTGCGCCTCGACATCCGCCGTATCGGCTCGCTCAAGCGCGGCGAGGAAATCATCGGCAACGAGACCCGCGTCAAGGTCGTCAAGAACAAGGTCGCGCCGCCCTTCCGGCAGGCGACCTTCGACATTCTCTACAACGAGGGCGTATCGCTGGAGAGCGAACTGATCGAACTCGGCGTGGAGAACAACTTCATCGACAAGACCGGCGCCTGGTACAGCTACAAGGGCGAGCGCATGGGGCAGGGCAAGGACAATGTCCGCCAGTACCTGAAGGACAACCCCAAGATCGCCAATGAAATCGAGGCCAGCATCCGTGCGGTCGCGATTACCTCCAACGCGGCGGCCGCCGGCAGCGTCGAGGATGACCTCGACGAGTTGGAGGAAGCCTGA
- a CDS encoding 5-formyltetrahydrofolate cyclo-ligase: MEDLPAWRAERRAELIAARQARGAAERAQWTAAITRHLRAALPAVRGMVIGCYVPFRAEPDLRPLFDEWRAAGADTALPVVKGRGAAMEFRSWWPGCPVVKGAFSLPTPDGTPLVTPQVVLMPPVGFDEQGYRLGYGGGYFDRTLAGLEPAPLKLGVAFELSRMPSIAPQDYDIPMDFIVTERAVYERRAGCLHALLGAADIGRAVAAHRLRRAVDDDAAQACASPPCYAARYEQDP; this comes from the coding sequence ATGGAAGACCTGCCCGCCTGGCGAGCCGAGCGCCGCGCCGAACTGATCGCCGCACGCCAGGCCCGCGGCGCCGCCGAGCGTGCGCAGTGGACCGCCGCCATCACACGACACCTGCGCGCCGCGCTGCCGGCGGTACGCGGCATGGTGATCGGCTGCTACGTGCCGTTTCGCGCCGAGCCGGACCTGCGCCCGCTGTTCGATGAATGGCGCGCGGCCGGCGCCGACACCGCGCTGCCGGTGGTGAAAGGCCGCGGCGCCGCCATGGAATTCCGCTCCTGGTGGCCCGGCTGCCCGGTCGTCAAGGGCGCTTTTTCGCTGCCCACGCCGGACGGCACGCCGCTCGTCACGCCGCAGGTGGTGCTGATGCCGCCGGTGGGTTTTGACGAGCAGGGCTATCGCCTCGGCTATGGCGGCGGCTATTTCGACCGCACCCTGGCCGGTCTCGAGCCGGCGCCGCTCAAGCTCGGCGTGGCCTTCGAGCTGTCGCGCATGCCAAGCATCGCGCCACAGGACTACGACATCCCCATGGACTTCATCGTCACCGAGCGCGCGGTGTACGAACGTCGCGCCGGATGCCTGCATGCCCTGCTCGGCGCGGCCGACATCGGTCGCGCGGTGGCGGCCCATCGCCTGCGTCGGGCCGTTGACGACGACGCGGCGCAAGCGTGTGCGTCGCCGCCCTGCTACGCAGCGCGTTACGAGCAGGACCCCTGA
- the tadA gene encoding tRNA adenosine(34) deaminase TadA: protein MAETFESSDEVQHARDLRFMQVALALARRAQCEGEVPVGALVTLDDEVLGEGWNRPVSSDDPTAHAEIVAIRAAATRLRNYRMPGTTLYVTLEPCAMCAGAIVQARIARVVFGARDPRTGAAGSVLNVLEHPILNHRAVVTAGVEAEACGMLLVDFFRARRGAARSS from the coding sequence ATGGCCGAAACATTCGAAAGCTCGGACGAAGTCCAACATGCCCGCGATCTCCGCTTCATGCAGGTCGCGCTGGCGCTGGCGCGGCGTGCCCAGTGTGAAGGCGAGGTGCCGGTAGGGGCCTTGGTGACCCTCGACGACGAGGTGCTGGGCGAAGGTTGGAATCGACCGGTCAGCAGCGACGATCCGACCGCCCACGCCGAAATCGTGGCGATACGCGCGGCGGCCACGCGTCTGCGCAATTACCGCATGCCCGGCACCACGCTGTACGTGACGCTGGAACCCTGCGCCATGTGCGCCGGCGCCATCGTGCAGGCGCGCATCGCGCGCGTGGTGTTCGGCGCGCGCGATCCGCGTACCGGCGCCGCCGGCAGCGTGCTGAACGTGCTCGAACATCCTATTCTCAATCATCGCGCCGTCGTCACCGCCGGCGTGGAAGCGGAGGCTTGTGGCATGTTGCTGGTGGATTTCTTCAGGGCGCGGCGTGGCGCGGCGCGTTCGTCATGA
- a CDS encoding CinA family protein: MSGVPSQDGLEALGRELGAALLERGWRMATAESCTGGWIAQAMTATAGSSDWFECGLVTYSNAAKVALLGVDAMTIERCGAVSLETAGEMAAGALRVGGVDVAVSVTGVAGPGGGSAHKPVGTVCFGFAIEGRAVVTERLVFDGDRRAVRAHTVAHALRRLGAMLD; this comes from the coding sequence ATGAGCGGCGTGCCGAGCCAGGATGGCCTCGAAGCGCTGGGCCGCGAGCTCGGCGCCGCGCTGCTTGAACGCGGCTGGCGCATGGCCACCGCCGAGTCCTGCACCGGCGGCTGGATAGCCCAGGCCATGACCGCGACCGCCGGCAGTTCGGACTGGTTCGAGTGCGGACTGGTGACCTATTCCAATGCCGCCAAGGTGGCCTTGTTGGGAGTCGACGCCATGACCATCGAGCGCTGCGGCGCGGTCAGCCTGGAGACCGCCGGCGAAATGGCGGCCGGCGCGCTGCGCGTCGGCGGCGTGGACGTCGCGGTGTCGGTGACCGGCGTGGCCGGCCCGGGCGGTGGCTCCGCGCACAAGCCGGTCGGCACGGTGTGTTTCGGCTTCGCGATCGAGGGCCGCGCCGTCGTCACCGAGCGCCTGGTCTTCGATGGCGACCGTCGCGCGGTGCGCGCCCACACCGTGGCCCATGCCTTGCGGCGTCTCGGCGCAATGCTGGACTGA